The following are encoded in a window of Balaenoptera ricei isolate mBalRic1 chromosome 1, mBalRic1.hap2, whole genome shotgun sequence genomic DNA:
- the MORN1 gene encoding MORN repeat-containing protein 1 isoform X4, with product MGGRRAGYGVYVYPNSFFRYEGEWRGSRKHGQGKLLFKDGSYYEGEFVDGEITGEGCRHWALTGNTYTGQFVLGEPQGHGVMKYKAGGRYEGELFRGLREGQGHLVDADGQAYWGSFHDNKRHGQGRMVFRNGDEYEGDWVRDQRQGHGTLRRADGSIYEGQWHGDVFSGQGSMAHCSGGVYRGVWINGHPMAQATEIMILGPEVMDVARGSSFTLTIQLQRDDGEVATGTTSAFSWTRSVDGISPVVALRPSLPPSAQRCSPLCGPLASHPARPALCSPASVGDSPVLGAWLL from the exons ATGGGAGGGAGGCGGGCAG GTTACGGAGTCTACGTTTACCCGAATTCTTTCTTTCGATATGAAGGAGAatggagaggaagcaggaaacaTG GTCAGGGCAAACTTCTGTTTAAAGATGGGAGTTACTACGAAGGCGAGTTTGTGGACGGAGAGATCACGGGAGAGGGCTGCCGGCACTGGGCCCTGACAG GGAACACCTACACCGGACAGTTTGTTTTGGGAGAACCCCAAGGACACGGCGTCATGAAGTACAAAGCCGGCGGACGTTATGAAGGGGAGCTCTTCCGCGGCCTGAGAGAAG GACAGGGGCACCTGGTGGACGCAGATGGACAAGCTTACTGGGGGTCGTTTCACGACAACAAGCGGCACGGCCAAGGGCGGATGGTCTTCCG GAACGGAGATGAGTACGAGGGCGACTGGGTCCGGGACCAGCGCCAGGGCCACGGGACGCTGCGCCGTGCGGACGGCTCCATCTATGAG GGACAGTGGCACGGTGACGTGTTCAGTGGACAGGGCAGCATGGCCCACTGCTCCGGGGGCGTCTACCGAGGGGTGTGGATCAATGGCCACCCCATGG CACAAGCCACAGAGATCATGATTTTGGGTCCGGAGGTGATGGACGTGGCCCGGGGATCTTCCTTCACGTTGACCATTCAGCTGCAGCGGGACGATGGGGAAGTTGCCACGG gcaCCACAAGTGCCTTTTCCTGGACACGGAGCGTGGATGGAATCTCACCTGTGGTCGCGCTccgcccctccctcccgcccagCGCGCAGCGCTGCTCTCCTCTTTGTGGACCACTAGCCTCCCATCCTGCCCGCCCAGCGCTTTGCTCACCTGCGTCCGTGGGCGACAGTCCAGTCCTTGGCGCttggctgctgtga
- the MORN1 gene encoding MORN repeat-containing protein 1 isoform X7, whose protein sequence is MASARDGCPSSRLARRDPPARPPRDGYGVYVYPNSFFRYEGEWRGSRKHGQGKLLFKDGSYYEGEFVDGEITGEGCRHWALTGQGHLVDADGQAYWGSFHDNKRHGQGRMVFRNGDEYEGDWVRDQRQGHGTLRRADGSIYEGQWHGDVFSGQGSMAHCSGGVYRGVWINGHPMAQATEIMILGPEVMDVARGSSFTLTIQLQRDDGEVATGTTSAFSWTRSVDGISPVVALRPSLPPSAQRCSPLCGPLASHPARPALCSPASVGDSPVLGAWLL, encoded by the exons ATGGCGTCCGCCCGTGATGGGTGCCCGAGCTCCCGCCTGGCGCGCCGAGACCCGCCGGCGCGGCCCCCGCGGGACG GTTACGGAGTCTACGTTTACCCGAATTCTTTCTTTCGATATGAAGGAGAatggagaggaagcaggaaacaTG GTCAGGGCAAACTTCTGTTTAAAGATGGGAGTTACTACGAAGGCGAGTTTGTGGACGGAGAGATCACGGGAGAGGGCTGCCGGCACTGGGCCCTGACAG GACAGGGGCACCTGGTGGACGCAGATGGACAAGCTTACTGGGGGTCGTTTCACGACAACAAGCGGCACGGCCAAGGGCGGATGGTCTTCCG GAACGGAGATGAGTACGAGGGCGACTGGGTCCGGGACCAGCGCCAGGGCCACGGGACGCTGCGCCGTGCGGACGGCTCCATCTATGAG GGACAGTGGCACGGTGACGTGTTCAGTGGACAGGGCAGCATGGCCCACTGCTCCGGGGGCGTCTACCGAGGGGTGTGGATCAATGGCCACCCCATGG CACAAGCCACAGAGATCATGATTTTGGGTCCGGAGGTGATGGACGTGGCCCGGGGATCTTCCTTCACGTTGACCATTCAGCTGCAGCGGGACGATGGGGAAGTTGCCACGG gcaCCACAAGTGCCTTTTCCTGGACACGGAGCGTGGATGGAATCTCACCTGTGGTCGCGCTccgcccctccctcccgcccagCGCGCAGCGCTGCTCTCCTCTTTGTGGACCACTAGCCTCCCATCCTGCCCGCCCAGCGCTTTGCTCACCTGCGTCCGTGGGCGACAGTCCAGTCCTTGGCGCttggctgctgtga
- the MORN1 gene encoding MORN repeat-containing protein 1 isoform X15, with translation MASARDGCPSSRLARRDPPARPPRDGYGVYVYPNSFFRYEGEWRGSRKHGQGKLLFKDGSYYEGEFVDGEITGEGCRHWALTGNTYTGQFVLGEPQGHGVMKYKAGGRYEGELFRGLREGQGHLVDADGQAYWGSFHDNKRHGQGRMVFRNGDEYEGDWVRDQRQGHGTLRRADGSIYEGQWHGDVFSGQGSMAHCSGGVYRGVWINGHPMGALCSPQHKPQRS, from the exons ATGGCGTCCGCCCGTGATGGGTGCCCGAGCTCCCGCCTGGCGCGCCGAGACCCGCCGGCGCGGCCCCCGCGGGACG GTTACGGAGTCTACGTTTACCCGAATTCTTTCTTTCGATATGAAGGAGAatggagaggaagcaggaaacaTG GTCAGGGCAAACTTCTGTTTAAAGATGGGAGTTACTACGAAGGCGAGTTTGTGGACGGAGAGATCACGGGAGAGGGCTGCCGGCACTGGGCCCTGACAG GGAACACCTACACCGGACAGTTTGTTTTGGGAGAACCCCAAGGACACGGCGTCATGAAGTACAAAGCCGGCGGACGTTATGAAGGGGAGCTCTTCCGCGGCCTGAGAGAAG GACAGGGGCACCTGGTGGACGCAGATGGACAAGCTTACTGGGGGTCGTTTCACGACAACAAGCGGCACGGCCAAGGGCGGATGGTCTTCCG GAACGGAGATGAGTACGAGGGCGACTGGGTCCGGGACCAGCGCCAGGGCCACGGGACGCTGCGCCGTGCGGACGGCTCCATCTATGAG GGACAGTGGCACGGTGACGTGTTCAGTGGACAGGGCAGCATGGCCCACTGCTCCGGGGGCGTCTACCGAGGGGTGTGGATCAATGGCCACCCCATGG GTGCGCTCTGCTCTCCCCAGCACAAGCCACAGAGATCATGA